The proteins below come from a single Leptotrichia sp. oral taxon 223 genomic window:
- the argS gene encoding arginine--tRNA ligase — MELLTIKLKKLFSKNINNIFGADYAQKVDIQNSTKKEFGDFQTNFAMVSSKLIGKNPREIANTLVDNFAENDIIEKLEIAGPGFINIYLKNNFLNEEIKKVENEKYDFSFLNTDKTVIIDYSSPNIAKRMHIGHLRSTIIGDSIKRILQFLGFHTLADNHIGDWGTQFGKLIVAYKNWLNKKAYAEDPIGELERIYVLFSEESKKNPALEDEAREELKKLQLGNEHNQKLWKEFIDISLKEYNKIYSRLGVNFDYYYGESFYNNLMPSVLEELKKKGIAREDQGALVVFFENDKLPPAIVQKKDGSFLYTTSDLATMKFRRDELNVDEAVYLTDDRQQNHFKQIFEIGELLGEPYNYKKTHVVFGIMRFGDGMIFSSRSGNIIRLVDLLDEAKTQVKKVIDEKNPDIPEDEKEEIAEIVGSGAIKYFDLSQNRTSDITFTWDKVLSFEGNTGPYLQYTYVRIMSIFRKLKKENINVENKDIILENMNGIERELAVELLRFPQAVIKSYESYRPNIIADYLFDTAKLFNNFYNSNSILKEEDKKVMDARILLAEKTAFILKQGLGLLGINTVDRM; from the coding sequence ATGGAATTATTGACAATTAAATTAAAAAAATTGTTTTCAAAAAATATAAATAATATTTTTGGTGCTGATTATGCGCAAAAAGTTGATATTCAGAATTCCACGAAAAAGGAATTTGGAGATTTTCAGACGAATTTTGCGATGGTCAGTTCAAAATTAATTGGAAAAAATCCACGAGAGATTGCAAATACACTTGTAGATAATTTTGCAGAAAATGATATTATCGAAAAGCTGGAAATTGCAGGTCCAGGATTTATTAATATTTATTTGAAAAATAACTTTTTAAATGAAGAAATAAAAAAAGTGGAAAACGAAAAATATGATTTTTCCTTCTTGAATACAGATAAAACTGTAATTATCGACTATTCCTCTCCCAATATTGCCAAGAGAATGCACATTGGACATTTGAGGAGCACGATTATTGGGGATTCCATAAAAAGAATTTTACAGTTTTTGGGATTTCATACGCTTGCTGATAACCATATTGGGGATTGGGGGACGCAGTTTGGAAAGCTTATTGTGGCCTATAAGAATTGGCTGAACAAAAAAGCTTATGCAGAAGATCCGATTGGAGAACTGGAAAGAATTTATGTGCTGTTTTCTGAAGAATCGAAAAAAAATCCTGCTTTGGAGGATGAAGCACGTGAAGAGCTGAAAAAATTGCAGCTGGGAAATGAGCATAATCAAAAATTGTGGAAGGAATTTATTGATATTTCACTGAAGGAATATAATAAAATCTACAGCAGGCTTGGCGTGAACTTTGACTACTATTACGGCGAATCATTTTATAATAATCTGATGCCATCTGTACTGGAAGAATTAAAGAAAAAAGGTATTGCACGTGAAGATCAAGGAGCATTGGTTGTGTTTTTTGAAAATGACAAGCTGCCGCCTGCGATTGTGCAGAAAAAAGACGGAAGTTTCTTGTACACAACTTCTGATCTGGCTACAATGAAATTCAGAAGGGATGAATTAAATGTAGACGAAGCTGTTTATCTGACTGATGACAGGCAGCAGAATCACTTCAAGCAAATTTTTGAAATTGGAGAATTGCTGGGTGAACCTTATAATTACAAAAAAACTCACGTCGTGTTTGGAATTATGAGATTTGGTGACGGAATGATTTTTTCTTCCAGAAGCGGGAATATAATAAGGCTTGTTGACTTGCTGGATGAGGCAAAAACTCAAGTTAAAAAGGTAATCGATGAAAAAAATCCTGATATTCCTGAAGACGAAAAAGAAGAAATTGCTGAAATTGTGGGAAGTGGAGCTATAAAATACTTTGATTTGAGCCAGAACAGGACTTCTGATATAACGTTCACCTGGGACAAGGTACTTAGCTTTGAAGGCAACACAGGTCCCTACTTACAATATACTTACGTGCGGATTATGTCTATTTTCAGAAAATTAAAGAAAGAAAATATTAATGTGGAAAATAAAGACATTATTCTGGAAAATATGAACGGCATTGAGCGTGAACTGGCAGTTGAGCTTTTGAGATTTCCGCAGGCAGTAATAAAATCTTACGAAAGCTATCGTCCAAACATAATTGCCGATTATTTATTTGACACAGCCAAATTATTTAATAACTTCTATAATTCAAACTCTATTTTGAAGGAAGAAGATAAAAAAGTTATGGACGCACGAATTTTACTGGCGGAAAAAACTGCATTTATATTAAAGCAAGGGCTTGGACTTCTTGGAATAAATACGGTAGACAGGATGTAA
- a CDS encoding autotransporter outer membrane beta-barrel domain-containing protein, with the protein MNTVWNAPGDENGSNSESDLVYITGNATGTTKVVPLYIDDTPQENEFENYIPGNVQQLSQRINSVPVVKVAGNSTPTTFIGTARTAGAAEAQLTSRQVNGIWEYYWTIAPLGRSGATAGVIGGAGSAVGAGGSGSSHPIYIMAQPVSAYVLMPKVNMEMGYSSVGTLHERRGENRILDLENMTADKGQLWTRVYGSGVNEKGKERFERESNLYGVQLGHDFKINKDKNGNNHLLGGYISYNRASSDFFDRYRAENGRISDDKYTGKGKAESISLGITKTKYTENGSYYDLVGQVSYLQNKYKSRDDYDAKQRGYGLLFSGEIGKSIGIGKAGTLAIKPQAQLIYQYLNTKSFNDGLRKVSQDNRNGLRGRTGIKLSYNGNSDEGRTNTYYAVANVWHDFTKYENKYTNIGSDKVTEKLGTTWGEIGLGAQAPLGQKSNLYIDTRYEQSFGNSRRSGFRGTIGFKHTF; encoded by the coding sequence ATGAATACCGTCTGGAATGCTCCAGGAGATGAAAATGGATCAAATTCAGAATCAGATTTAGTTTACATTACAGGAAATGCAACTGGAACAACAAAAGTAGTACCACTTTATATTGACGATACTCCACAAGAAAATGAATTTGAAAATTATATTCCTGGAAATGTACAGCAATTATCACAAAGGATAAACAGTGTACCAGTTGTAAAAGTAGCTGGAAATTCTACACCGACTACATTTATTGGAACTGCAAGAACGGCTGGAGCGGCAGAGGCTCAACTTACCAGCAGACAAGTCAATGGTATTTGGGAATATTATTGGACTATTGCACCTCTTGGTAGATCTGGAGCCACTGCTGGAGTGATTGGCGGGGCTGGAAGCGCTGTTGGTGCTGGTGGTTCAGGTTCGAGTCATCCAATCTATATTATGGCACAGCCGGTGTCAGCTTATGTGTTAATGCCGAAGGTGAATATGGAAATGGGGTATTCTTCTGTTGGAACTTTACATGAAAGAAGAGGAGAGAATCGAATATTAGATCTGGAAAATATGACGGCTGATAAAGGGCAGTTGTGGACAAGAGTTTATGGCAGCGGTGTGAATGAAAAAGGCAAGGAAAGATTTGAGCGTGAAAGTAATCTTTATGGAGTGCAACTGGGGCATGACTTTAAAATAAATAAGGATAAAAATGGAAACAACCATTTATTAGGCGGATATATTTCATATAACAGGGCAAGTTCAGATTTTTTTGACAGATACCGTGCGGAAAATGGAAGAATTTCCGATGATAAATATACAGGGAAAGGAAAAGCGGAAAGCATCTCATTAGGAATCACAAAAACAAAATACACAGAAAATGGTTCATATTATGATTTGGTGGGACAAGTTTCATATTTACAAAATAAATATAAATCAAGAGATGACTATGATGCAAAACAAAGAGGATATGGACTATTATTTTCAGGGGAAATTGGAAAATCAATTGGAATTGGAAAAGCTGGGACATTGGCAATTAAGCCGCAGGCACAGTTAATATATCAATATTTGAACACAAAATCATTTAATGACGGGTTGAGAAAGGTAAGCCAGGATAACAGAAATGGATTACGTGGAAGAACAGGAATCAAACTTTCTTATAATGGAAATTCAGATGAAGGGCGAACAAATACATATTATGCTGTAGCAAATGTCTGGCATGACTTTACAAAATATGAAAATAAATACACAAACATAGGTTCTGACAAAGTAACTGAGAAACTTGGCACAACCTGGGGAGAAATCGGTTTGGGAGCACAAGCGCCATTAGGACAAAAAAGCAATTTATACATCGACACAAGATATGAGCAGTCGTTTGGTAATTCAAGACGTTCTGGATTCAGAGGAACAATTGGATTTAAACATACTTTTTAA
- a CDS encoding histidine phosphatase family protein, which produces MTEILFIRHGETDCNKKHLYYGHLNPSLNKTGISQLKNTKKKLEKMNEKIDIVFSSDLKRCRESLELLGIDKNIKQHFSENLRELNFGILEGKTYKEIENQFPHYVNEMKNNWRNFKAEGGESLSDLQKRSVTEINKIKNEHKNKKILVVVHAGVIQSLISYYLFNNLDGYWQFKLDNGSITKMTVMSDGFIYFNYINK; this is translated from the coding sequence ATGACAGAAATTTTATTTATAAGGCACGGTGAGACAGATTGCAACAAAAAACATCTATACTACGGACATTTAAATCCAAGTTTAAATAAAACTGGAATAAGCCAGCTAAAAAATACGAAAAAAAAACTTGAAAAAATGAATGAAAAAATTGACATAGTATTTTCAAGCGACTTGAAAAGATGTCGGGAAAGTCTGGAACTTTTAGGAATTGACAAAAATATAAAACAGCATTTTTCTGAAAACCTGAGAGAACTGAATTTTGGGATACTTGAAGGAAAAACTTACAAAGAAATTGAAAACCAGTTTCCACATTATGTCAATGAAATGAAAAATAACTGGAGAAATTTTAAGGCAGAAGGTGGAGAAAGCCTTTCTGATTTGCAAAAACGAAGTGTAACAGAAATTAATAAAATAAAGAATGAACATAAAAATAAAAAAATACTTGTCGTAGTTCATGCTGGTGTTATTCAATCCTTAATCAGTTATTATTTATTCAATAATCTTGACGGCTATTGGCAATTCAAGCTGGATAATGGGAGCATTACAAAGATGACGGTTATGAGTGATGGCTTTATTTATTTTAATTATATTAATAAATAA
- the cobS gene encoding adenosylcobinamide-GDP ribazoletransferase codes for MKYIKNFFEQFIILIQFMTRIPIPLKVDYSEKKLGKSIKFFPLVGLIIGLILYCTHVLIAAYLKDILYSKTIIAIFLTIVEILTVGIIHIDGLADTFDGLFSYAKKERMLEIMKDSRIGANGTVALILYFITKIMLISEIITVNPKYLIISPIIARLSTSINAGLSDYARKSGMSNDIISENGIFEAVFSLVLTNILVFLIIGAKGTITVFIALLFIILLMLNVRKKIGGITGDTMGASLELTSILVLFLGIILR; via the coding sequence ATGAAATACATAAAAAATTTTTTTGAACAATTTATTATTCTAATCCAATTTATGACTCGTATCCCAATCCCACTAAAAGTTGACTACAGCGAAAAAAAATTGGGAAAATCAATTAAATTTTTCCCTCTTGTTGGATTGATTATTGGATTAATTCTATACTGTACACACGTTTTAATTGCAGCATATTTAAAAGACATTCTTTACAGCAAGACAATAATTGCTATATTCTTAACAATTGTAGAAATTCTGACTGTCGGAATAATTCATATTGACGGGCTAGCCGACACTTTTGACGGTCTTTTCAGCTATGCTAAGAAAGAAAGGATGCTGGAAATTATGAAAGATTCAAGAATCGGTGCAAACGGAACTGTCGCTCTAATTCTATATTTCATCACAAAAATCATGCTTATTTCAGAAATAATTACAGTAAACCCAAAATATCTCATAATTTCTCCAATTATCGCCAGACTTTCAACTTCCATAAACGCTGGACTTTCCGACTATGCCAGAAAATCTGGGATGAGCAACGACATAATTTCTGAAAATGGTATTTTTGAAGCAGTTTTTTCACTTGTTTTAACAAATATCCTAGTATTTCTTATAATTGGCGCAAAAGGAACCATCACTGTATTTATTGCGCTTCTATTTATAATTCTGCTTATGTTAAACGTACGGAAAAAAATTGGAGGGATAACTGGCGACACAATGGGAGCCTCTCTAGAATTAACTTCAATTTTAGTGCTGTTCCTAGGAATTATTCTGAGATAG
- a CDS encoding bifunctional precorrin-2 dehydrogenase/sirohydrochlorin ferrochelatase, whose product MWFPLFINLENKKVLVIGGGKIAAKKIRKILEYGADITVVTEDVAEKGLLQLENIKIESNRKIENDKSKIEKLVKGYFLVIAATDDEELNENVARICDSNGILINNVSSKIKMNAMFGGIVKNDEFQIAVSTGGKNCKRSRAMKSEIQKILDKIEK is encoded by the coding sequence ATGTGGTTTCCATTGTTTATAAATTTGGAAAATAAAAAAGTTCTTGTAATTGGCGGAGGGAAAATTGCAGCCAAGAAAATCAGGAAAATTTTGGAATATGGAGCGGATATTACGGTTGTGACTGAGGATGTTGCGGAAAAGGGGCTGTTACAGCTGGAAAATATTAAAATTGAAAGTAATAGGAAAATCGAAAATGATAAAAGCAAAATTGAAAAACTTGTAAAGGGGTATTTTTTGGTGATTGCGGCTACAGACGATGAAGAATTGAACGAAAATGTGGCAAGAATCTGTGATTCCAATGGGATACTGATTAATAATGTATCTTCAAAGATTAAGATGAATGCAATGTTTGGAGGAATTGTGAAAAATGATGAGTTTCAGATTGCAGTTTCTACAGGCGGGAAAAACTGCAAGCGTTCACGTGCTATGAAAAGTGAGATTCAGAAGATTCTTGATAAAATAGAAAAATAA
- the trkA gene encoding Trk system potassium transporter TrkA, translating into MKIVIAGAGVVGESLCSELSEEGNDVILIEKEEKVLNKIMETYDITGMVGNGASYATLLEAGADSADIFIAATESDELNIISSIIAKKIGAKFTIARVRNPEYSSNMQFVRKDLGISLMLNPEFESAKNIANKLMFPVALSVENFFGQKANFISIRVEKHSFLNGTQLKNLEFDSQDKIIICTVKRGKEIFIPSGDFTILEDDIIYIAGSIDAVRKFYDKVEQSNLKIKSTMLIGGGTITHYLIGKLLENKNKVKVIENEWERAEKLSEAYSKAIVIKGDEADQEFLIQEGIKNYDAVVVLTDSDEENAVISMFANSITDAKLITKMNRTLLLPILEKSTGTSTVVPKKVISDMIISVVRSRTDMRGSTMSLLYRLENQVEFITFEINENSAAIDVPLKELKIKKGTLIASILRNGKMIFPGGNDMIKISDSVMIVSTIPSIEDFDDILERI; encoded by the coding sequence ATGAAAATAGTTATAGCGGGAGCTGGTGTCGTTGGTGAATCGCTTTGCAGTGAATTATCAGAAGAAGGGAACGATGTCATCTTAATTGAAAAGGAAGAAAAAGTATTAAATAAGATTATGGAAACCTATGATATAACGGGAATGGTTGGAAATGGGGCTTCGTATGCAACTTTGCTTGAAGCTGGCGCAGACAGTGCCGATATTTTTATTGCAGCAACAGAGTCGGATGAGTTAAATATAATTTCCTCAATTATTGCAAAAAAAATTGGAGCAAAATTTACGATAGCAAGGGTAAGAAATCCTGAGTACAGTTCAAATATGCAGTTTGTAAGGAAAGATCTGGGAATTTCGCTTATGCTGAATCCTGAATTTGAATCGGCGAAAAATATCGCAAATAAACTGATGTTTCCAGTAGCACTGAGTGTAGAAAACTTTTTTGGGCAAAAAGCGAATTTTATTTCAATAAGAGTCGAAAAACATAGTTTTTTGAATGGGACACAGTTAAAAAATTTGGAATTTGATTCACAGGACAAAATAATAATCTGCACTGTTAAAAGAGGCAAGGAGATATTTATACCAAGCGGAGATTTTACAATCCTGGAAGATGATATTATCTATATTGCCGGATCTATTGACGCAGTACGTAAATTTTATGATAAAGTTGAACAAAGTAATTTAAAAATAAAGTCAACAATGCTTATTGGCGGCGGAACAATTACTCATTATCTGATTGGAAAATTACTGGAAAATAAAAATAAAGTCAAGGTTATTGAAAATGAATGGGAACGGGCTGAAAAATTAAGCGAGGCATATTCAAAAGCCATTGTAATAAAAGGGGATGAAGCGGATCAGGAATTTTTGATTCAGGAAGGCATAAAAAATTATGACGCTGTTGTGGTTCTTACAGACAGTGATGAGGAGAATGCCGTTATTTCAATGTTTGCAAATTCCATAACAGATGCCAAGCTGATTACAAAGATGAACAGGACATTGCTGCTCCCAATATTGGAAAAAAGCACTGGTACATCAACCGTCGTGCCGAAAAAAGTTATTTCTGACATGATAATCAGCGTTGTAAGATCAAGGACTGATATGCGAGGCTCTACAATGAGTTTGCTATACAGGCTTGAAAATCAGGTGGAATTTATCACTTTTGAAATTAATGAAAACAGCGCTGCCATTGATGTGCCGCTAAAGGAATTGAAAATAAAAAAAGGAACATTGATTGCAAGCATATTGAGAAATGGGAAAATGATTTTCCCAGGCGGAAATGACATGATAAAAATTAGCGATAGTGTGATGATAGTTTCAACAATTCCTTCAATAGAAGATTTTGACGACATACTTGAGCGAATTTAA
- a CDS encoding TrkH family potassium uptake protein — translation MNKKMIGYIIGKILILEAGLMVLPLIISFLYNESTKYKIAYGSVILLLLATGFLLSMKLPRDERIQGREGYIIVSLSWILMSMFGALPFVITKEIPSFIDAFFEIVSGFTTTGSSIITDLSKISHSNLFWRSFTHFVGGMGVLVLALAIFPSSATSVHVMKAEVPGPTFGKLVSKLSTTARMLYKIYIVMTIAVIILLMFGGLDLFESSLLAFGTAGTGGFGVRNGSILPYNNPYVEIVLGIGMLVFGVNFNIYYFILIGKVKDVFKNEELKYYLLIVFGAIALIVFNIYQTYGSIWNCIRDVFFSVSSVITTTGYSTADFGKWPLFSQAILLILMFFGGCAGSTAGGLKISRVVLMVKIYFAEIVQMISPNRVVTVKYDDKAVNVKMQKSIAVYFLVYALVFGGILLMISYSVDDFMTAFSAVAATFNNIGPGLGKVGPAFSFAELNNFSKVILSFGMLAGRLEIFPMLILFSPTAWKLK, via the coding sequence ATGAATAAAAAAATGATAGGTTACATAATTGGAAAAATACTTATACTTGAAGCTGGATTAATGGTTTTACCCCTAATCATAAGTTTTTTATACAATGAAAGTACAAAATATAAAATTGCTTATGGTTCTGTAATATTACTTCTTTTGGCAACTGGTTTTCTGCTTTCAATGAAACTTCCCAGAGACGAACGTATTCAGGGGAGAGAAGGCTATATCATCGTTTCATTGTCCTGGATTCTGATGTCCATGTTTGGAGCATTGCCATTTGTAATTACAAAGGAAATACCTTCATTTATAGATGCTTTTTTTGAGATTGTAAGCGGCTTTACAACAACAGGTTCAAGTATAATAACAGATCTTAGCAAAATTAGCCATTCTAATTTATTTTGGCGGAGTTTTACCCATTTTGTAGGAGGAATGGGGGTGCTGGTTCTGGCGCTTGCAATTTTCCCAAGCTCTGCGACTTCAGTTCACGTAATGAAAGCCGAAGTCCCGGGGCCAACATTTGGGAAATTGGTCTCAAAATTATCAACAACGGCGAGAATGCTTTATAAAATTTATATTGTAATGACAATTGCTGTAATAATTTTATTAATGTTTGGAGGGCTGGATTTGTTTGAATCTTCGCTTCTTGCATTTGGTACGGCTGGAACAGGTGGCTTTGGAGTAAGAAATGGAAGTATATTGCCATACAATAATCCATATGTTGAAATTGTTTTAGGAATTGGAATGCTAGTTTTTGGAGTAAACTTCAATATTTATTATTTTATTTTAATTGGAAAAGTAAAAGATGTCTTTAAAAATGAAGAACTAAAATATTATTTGCTAATAGTTTTTGGAGCAATTGCATTAATAGTTTTTAATATATATCAAACATATGGCTCAATCTGGAACTGCATAAGAGATGTATTTTTTTCTGTTTCATCAGTTATAACGACAACGGGATATTCTACAGCTGACTTTGGAAAATGGCCGTTATTTTCACAAGCCATATTGCTAATTTTAATGTTTTTTGGAGGCTGTGCAGGTTCTACAGCTGGAGGGCTGAAAATATCAAGAGTAGTGCTGATGGTAAAAATCTACTTTGCAGAAATAGTCCAAATGATAAGCCCAAACCGTGTAGTTACAGTAAAATACGACGATAAGGCAGTAAATGTGAAAATGCAAAAAAGCATCGCGGTATATTTTTTAGTATATGCGCTTGTATTTGGAGGAATTTTACTAATGATCTCCTATTCAGTGGATGATTTTATGACAGCATTCAGTGCCGTTGCAGCCACATTCAACAATATCGGTCCAGGACTAGGAAAAGTAGGTCCAGCATTCAGCTTTGCTGAACTGAACAATTTTTCAAAAGTAATCTTAAGTTTTGGAATGCTGGCAGGAAGGCTGGAAATTTTCCCGATGTTAATATTATTTTCCCCAACAGCATGGAAATTAAAATAA
- the adhE gene encoding bifunctional acetaldehyde-CoA/alcohol dehydrogenase: protein MAVVKDLESLKELIQRVKKAQEEFATFDQERVDKIFRKVAQKMNDERITLANLAVAETGMGIVEDKVIKNHFASEYIYNKYKDEKTCGVLEDDRSYGVKKIATPIGIIAGIVPTTNPTSTAMFKTLISLKTRNAIIFSPHPRAKQATIETAKIALETAVKYGAPKDIIGWIDEPSVELSRELMASADLILATGGPGMVKAAYSSGTPAIGVGAGNTPVVIDKSADIKMTANYILMSKTFDNGVICATEQSVIIDKEIYDRVKNEFLNRGAYILNEEELNKVREILFINGNLNAEVVGKSAYVIAGMAGFEIPKSSKVLIGEVESTGTEEPFAHEKLSPVLAMYKAENFEDALKKADELVRLGGLGHTSSLYINLAEKEKIDKFGRLMKTGRTLINMPASLGAIGDVFNFKLEPSLTLGCGSWGGNSVSENVGVKHLLNVKTIAERRENMLWFKVPGKIYFKYGSLPTALEELKGIHKKAFIVTDKVLAELGYAEHITKVLENINIDYRIFSEVKEDPTLSSAQAGAKAMLEYNPDVVIALGGGSAMDAAKIMWVLYEHPELKFRDLAMRFMDIRKRIVEFPEMGKKAKFIAVATSSGTGSEVTPFSVITDDETGIKYPLADYALTPHVAINDPELMLTMPKGLTIASGIDVFTHALESYVSIMATEYTKPYSKEAARLVFKYLPDSVDLGSKAIKAKEKMANASCLAGMAFANAFLGINHSLAHKLGGKFHVPHGIANAMLLEEVIRFNAVEAPTKMGLFPQYRYPDAMQRYAEMNDYLGFGGNTKEEKVENLIKGINELNRRIGIPASIKEWGVPEKDFLEAVDEMSLDAFDDQCTPANPRYPLMEELREIYLKSYYGKEWENEKERVAKILGF, encoded by the coding sequence ATGGCAGTAGTTAAAGATTTGGAAAGTTTGAAGGAACTTATTCAAAGAGTTAAAAAGGCTCAGGAAGAATTTGCGACATTTGATCAGGAAAGAGTCGACAAGATTTTTAGAAAAGTGGCTCAAAAAATGAATGATGAAAGAATTACATTGGCAAATCTGGCAGTGGCAGAAACTGGAATGGGGATTGTGGAAGATAAAGTAATAAAAAATCACTTTGCTTCTGAATACATTTACAATAAATACAAAGACGAAAAAACTTGTGGAGTGCTGGAAGACGACAGATCTTATGGAGTTAAAAAAATTGCAACTCCAATTGGGATTATTGCAGGGATTGTACCAACAACAAACCCAACGTCAACAGCAATGTTCAAAACATTAATATCATTAAAAACAAGAAACGCAATAATATTTTCACCACACCCAAGAGCAAAACAGGCAACAATTGAAACAGCTAAAATTGCATTGGAAACAGCGGTAAAATACGGAGCGCCAAAGGACATAATCGGATGGATTGACGAGCCGAGTGTGGAATTGTCAAGAGAACTTATGGCAAGCGCTGACTTGATACTTGCGACAGGAGGGCCGGGAATGGTTAAGGCTGCATATTCATCAGGAACTCCTGCAATTGGGGTTGGAGCTGGAAATACGCCAGTTGTAATTGACAAATCGGCAGATATAAAAATGACTGCAAACTATATTTTGATGTCAAAAACGTTTGACAATGGGGTAATTTGTGCAACAGAGCAGTCTGTAATTATAGATAAGGAAATTTATGACAGAGTTAAAAATGAGTTTTTAAATAGAGGTGCTTACATTCTTAACGAAGAGGAATTAAACAAGGTAAGGGAAATATTGTTTATAAATGGAAACCTGAATGCTGAAGTAGTTGGAAAAAGTGCATATGTTATTGCAGGCATGGCAGGATTTGAAATTCCAAAAAGTTCAAAAGTGTTAATCGGGGAAGTGGAATCTACTGGAACAGAAGAACCTTTTGCACATGAAAAATTATCACCAGTGCTTGCAATGTACAAAGCTGAAAATTTTGAAGATGCACTGAAAAAAGCTGATGAGTTGGTAAGACTTGGAGGATTGGGACATACTTCATCACTATACATTAATTTAGCGGAAAAAGAAAAAATAGATAAATTTGGAAGACTGATGAAAACAGGACGTACACTAATCAATATGCCGGCATCGCTTGGGGCAATCGGAGATGTATTTAACTTTAAATTAGAGCCATCATTAACACTTGGATGTGGTTCATGGGGAGGAAATTCTGTGTCAGAAAATGTAGGAGTAAAACATTTATTAAATGTAAAAACAATTGCAGAAAGAAGAGAAAATATGTTATGGTTCAAAGTTCCTGGGAAAATTTATTTTAAATACGGATCACTTCCGACAGCTTTAGAAGAGTTAAAAGGAATCCACAAAAAAGCGTTTATTGTGACAGATAAAGTGTTGGCAGAATTAGGATATGCAGAACACATTACAAAAGTGTTAGAGAATATAAATATTGATTACAGAATATTCTCGGAAGTAAAGGAAGATCCAACATTGAGTTCGGCTCAGGCTGGGGCAAAAGCAATGCTTGAATACAATCCTGACGTTGTTATCGCTCTTGGTGGAGGATCTGCAATGGATGCCGCTAAAATTATGTGGGTTCTGTATGAACATCCTGAATTGAAATTTAGAGATTTGGCAATGAGATTTATGGATATCAGAAAGAGAATCGTCGAATTTCCTGAAATGGGTAAAAAGGCTAAATTTATTGCGGTTGCGACATCATCTGGAACTGGTTCGGAAGTAACGCCATTTTCTGTAATTACAGATGATGAAACTGGAATTAAATATCCTCTTGCAGATTACGCATTGACGCCGCACGTGGCAATTAATGATCCTGAACTTATGCTTACAATGCCAAAAGGGCTTACAATAGCATCTGGAATTGACGTATTTACGCATGCGCTTGAATCTTATGTTTCAATTATGGCAACAGAATATACAAAACCATATTCAAAGGAAGCGGCAAGACTTGTATTTAAATATTTGCCAGACTCAGTAGATTTAGGTTCAAAAGCAATCAAGGCAAAAGAAAAAATGGCAAATGCCTCTTGTCTTGCAGGAATGGCTTTCGCAAACGCATTCTTAGGAATAAATCACTCGCTTGCACATAAACTTGGAGGAAAATTCCACGTTCCGCATGGTATCGCAAATGCGATGCTTCTTGAAGAAGTTATCCGTTTCAACGCAGTTGAGGCGCCAACAAAGATGGGACTGTTCCCTCAATACAGATATCCTGACGCAATGCAAAGATATGCTGAAATGAATGATTATCTAGGATTTGGCGGAAACACTAAGGAAGAAAAAGTGGAAAATTTAATTAAGGGAATTAATGAATTAAATAGAAGAATTGGAATTCCAGCAAGCATTAAGGAATGGGGAGTGCCTGAAAAAGACTTCCTGGAAGCAGTAGACGAAATGTCGCTAGATGCCTTCGATGACCAATGTACGCCAGCTAACCCAAGATATCCGCTAATGGAAGAATTAAGAGAAATTTACTTGAAATCTTACTATGGAAAAGAATGGGAAAATGAAAAGGAAAGAGTGGCAAAAATTTTAGGTTTTTAA